In a single window of the Micromonospora sp. WMMD1155 genome:
- a CDS encoding GGDEF domain-containing protein, with product MSTASTLLLATTTASCIALLARNRKLRTDLVTARYEAHHDALTGLPNRRALLLHLDYLLADRTRPVAVALLDLNRFKEINDEHGHTAGDLVLCRVADTLTALNLSRAMVGRMGGDEFMIITDDGMYTARNNAEAATRALDAATVTLGATQFGCYASLGLALADHNDVTAVDLIRRADAAMYAAKRRGGGVKEWHQNIGATVTATLPMQRRRYRF from the coding sequence ATGAGCACCGCATCCACGCTCCTGCTCGCAACCACCACCGCGTCGTGCATCGCGCTTCTCGCGCGCAACAGGAAGCTCCGCACCGATCTCGTCACCGCCCGCTACGAGGCCCACCACGACGCCCTGACCGGACTGCCGAACCGCCGCGCCCTGCTCCTGCACCTGGACTACCTGCTCGCCGACCGAACCCGCCCGGTAGCCGTGGCCCTTCTCGACCTCAACCGCTTCAAGGAGATCAACGACGAGCACGGCCACACCGCCGGGGACCTCGTGCTCTGCCGGGTAGCAGACACCCTGACAGCACTCAACCTCTCACGGGCAATGGTCGGGCGGATGGGAGGCGACGAGTTCATGATCATCACCGATGACGGCATGTACACCGCCCGAAACAACGCCGAGGCCGCCACCCGGGCGCTCGACGCGGCAACCGTCACTCTCGGCGCAACACAGTTCGGCTGCTATGCGAGCCTCGGGCTCGCCCTCGCGGACCACAACGACGTCACCGCCGTCGACCTGATCCGGCGGGCAGACGCCGCCATGTACGCAGCCAAGCGACGCGGCGGAGGCGTCAAGGAGTGGCACCAGAACATCGGCGCGACCGTCACGGCAACGCTCCCGATGCAACGCCGCCGCTACCGCTTCTAG
- a CDS encoding ParB N-terminal domain-containing protein, which produces MLTETAPAQQLDPPAEIEAPSGPQEAAPLTEAAETPATHVGVEDTDESEEAPALPGRHCMVRVKNIQPNPGNARDDAQALPGIVQNLHQDGVRGLLSPLIVVPLGPDEDGPYLIIDGEQRYWSAVEADQEWIPVIVREDLAANREQIISMLRQVHRTDLTATQQARAIEQLALDGMNDKDIAERTGYQPEQIRAGRQLATLDKRTAERTHTLGLDLTQVAALAEFADDPDRVETLLKEAEEGPFAFARAVEQHRGTRAAIAAEAARRAELVTAGVTLLAEHPRYNDPKIKEVSDLRDAEGNRVDAEAHSDCPGHAVRLFLAYDDRLRETNYCTDWRKYGHTLPAHAMTSTRSGPMTEEEKAERRRVIENNKAMEIANTVRREWLATFLTAKTPPKGTAKLIAEMLADSGYVLSTWINGGRKMLDDLLSPGKARRPGTKRVPARGVSDGRYSVISLAAIAAANESGITRSSWRAPDPTVGKWLQWCVANGFQVGEVEQLIIDATANHTKQRAGLSVVATPEPDELLIGDDADTIDSSSADGPDEGPTHAIRDDSDEPSGSELESTLAA; this is translated from the coding sequence GTGCTTACGGAAACCGCACCCGCACAGCAGCTCGACCCGCCGGCTGAGATCGAGGCCCCGAGTGGCCCCCAGGAGGCCGCACCCCTCACCGAAGCCGCCGAAACGCCCGCTACCCATGTAGGCGTCGAGGACACTGACGAGTCCGAGGAAGCCCCCGCCCTGCCTGGCCGGCACTGCATGGTCCGGGTCAAGAACATCCAGCCGAACCCCGGTAACGCCCGCGATGATGCGCAGGCCCTGCCCGGCATCGTGCAGAACCTGCACCAGGACGGCGTTCGCGGTCTTCTCTCACCCCTCATCGTCGTCCCGCTCGGACCCGACGAGGACGGCCCGTATCTGATCATCGACGGCGAGCAGCGCTACTGGTCCGCCGTCGAGGCAGACCAGGAATGGATCCCGGTCATCGTGCGCGAGGACCTTGCCGCCAACCGCGAGCAAATCATCAGCATGCTCCGGCAGGTTCACCGCACGGACCTCACCGCCACCCAGCAGGCCCGAGCCATCGAACAACTCGCCCTCGACGGCATGAACGACAAGGACATCGCCGAGCGCACCGGCTACCAACCGGAGCAAATCAGGGCCGGTCGGCAACTCGCCACCCTGGACAAGCGCACCGCCGAGCGCACCCACACCCTCGGGCTGGACCTCACCCAGGTTGCCGCGCTCGCGGAGTTCGCAGACGACCCCGACCGTGTCGAGACCCTGCTAAAGGAGGCCGAAGAAGGCCCATTCGCGTTCGCCCGTGCGGTAGAGCAGCATCGCGGCACCCGCGCCGCCATCGCCGCAGAGGCGGCCCGCCGCGCCGAACTCGTCACCGCCGGGGTGACGCTGCTGGCCGAACACCCTCGGTACAACGACCCCAAGATCAAGGAGGTTTCCGACCTGCGCGACGCCGAGGGCAACCGCGTCGACGCCGAGGCGCACAGCGACTGCCCCGGACACGCTGTGCGGCTGTTCCTCGCCTACGACGACCGACTGAGGGAGACGAACTACTGCACCGACTGGCGCAAGTACGGCCATACCCTCCCCGCCCACGCCATGACCTCCACTCGCAGCGGTCCCATGACTGAGGAGGAAAAGGCAGAACGGCGACGGGTCATCGAGAACAACAAGGCCATGGAAATCGCCAACACCGTCCGCCGCGAATGGCTGGCCACGTTCCTGACCGCCAAGACCCCGCCCAAGGGCACGGCGAAGCTGATCGCGGAGATGCTGGCCGACTCCGGTTACGTCCTCTCCACCTGGATCAACGGAGGCCGGAAAATGCTCGACGACCTGTTGTCGCCGGGCAAGGCCAGGCGGCCCGGCACGAAGCGCGTTCCCGCCCGGGGCGTCAGCGACGGCCGCTACTCCGTCATCTCACTCGCTGCCATCGCCGCCGCCAACGAAAGCGGCATCACCCGATCCTCGTGGCGGGCACCCGACCCGACGGTCGGCAAGTGGTTGCAGTGGTGCGTCGCTAACGGCTTCCAGGTCGGCGAGGTCGAACAACTCATCATCGACGCCACCGCCAACCACACGAAGCAGCGCGCCGGCCTCAGCGTCGTCGCCACCCCAGAGCCCGACGAACTGCTGATCGGCGACGACGCCGACACCATTGACAGCAGCAGCGCGGACGGACCGGACGAGGGGCCGACCCACGCCATCCGGGACGACAGCGACGAGCCCTCGGGTTCCGAGCTGGAAAGCACGCTCGCCGCCTAA